The following coding sequences are from one Formosa haliotis window:
- a CDS encoding SusD/RagB family nutrient-binding outer membrane lipoprotein yields the protein MKNILKYTMVAMTAISLSNCTGDFEEINTNKYGYSDEELTQQNNHIGSGFSTMFDNIIRTNPGWNYQLQQNLNADIFSGYMASPTPFAGNINNQTYSLVDGWNGFIWSDAYDGNDGNGVIPFAQRINDIVEASGNENSMLFIYLANTIKVMGMHRVSDIFGPIRYSKYGDYDTTGEYDSQQTAYQTFFNELDEAIDGLENFEGNAQFVPFDKSDFASPASDNIRKWRGFANALRLRLAIRVSKVDPVLAQTEGEKSLASNAGFLDAGDMRVGMNGFSHPLMEISNGWGDIAMSAEMESILKGFNDPRISTYFAAPVDASLGNYKGIRQGIKIEAKSTYGSHSLLGTYIAEPTKIWMTQAEVYFLKAEAALRGWAGAGDAKTNYEMGVRAAFTLANLKNVEDYLADTTSTPADYIDPINPANNYAYPSDVKIAYNEVGSKEEQLEQIITQKWIAMFPDGQEAWSEFRRTGYPRIFPVVVNNSGGTIDTQTQIRRINFVQTEKDVNGANVDLAIGMLKGPDNGGTRLWWDTGLPNF from the coding sequence ATGAAAAATATACTTAAATATACTATGGTCGCTATGACCGCCATAAGTTTATCAAACTGTACTGGAGATTTTGAAGAAATCAATACAAACAAGTATGGGTATTCTGACGAAGAACTAACACAACAAAACAATCATATAGGATCGGGATTTTCAACCATGTTCGATAATATTATCAGAACAAATCCAGGATGGAACTACCAATTACAACAAAACCTTAATGCCGATATCTTTTCTGGATATATGGCGTCTCCAACTCCTTTCGCGGGTAACATTAACAACCAAACTTATAGTTTAGTAGATGGCTGGAATGGTTTTATATGGAGCGATGCCTACGATGGTAATGATGGTAACGGGGTAATTCCTTTTGCACAACGTATTAACGATATTGTTGAAGCTTCTGGTAACGAAAACAGTATGTTATTTATTTACCTGGCTAACACCATTAAAGTTATGGGTATGCATCGTGTATCCGATATTTTTGGTCCAATTCGTTACTCCAAATATGGAGATTACGATACAACGGGTGAATATGATTCTCAGCAAACCGCGTATCAAACATTCTTTAACGAATTAGATGAAGCCATAGATGGTTTAGAAAATTTTGAAGGAAATGCGCAATTTGTGCCTTTCGACAAATCAGATTTTGCTTCACCTGCATCCGACAACATCCGCAAATGGCGTGGATTTGCAAATGCTTTACGTTTGCGTTTAGCCATACGCGTATCTAAAGTAGATCCTGTGTTAGCACAAACCGAAGGCGAGAAATCTTTAGCAAGCAACGCTGGATTTTTAGATGCCGGAGATATGCGTGTTGGTATGAATGGTTTTTCTCACCCTCTAATGGAAATTAGTAACGGTTGGGGAGATATTGCCATGAGCGCCGAGATGGAATCTATATTAAAAGGATTTAACGACCCAAGAATTTCAACCTATTTTGCTGCTCCGGTAGATGCTTCTTTAGGAAACTATAAAGGGATTCGTCAAGGTATTAAAATTGAAGCGAAATCTACTTACGGATCGCATTCTCTACTAGGTACCTATATAGCCGAGCCAACAAAAATATGGATGACTCAAGCCGAAGTTTATTTCTTAAAAGCTGAAGCTGCTTTAAGAGGTTGGGCTGGAGCCGGAGATGCTAAAACAAACTACGAAATGGGGGTTAGAGCTGCTTTTACACTAGCTAACTTAAAAAATGTAGAAGATTATTTAGCAGATACTACAAGTACTCCTGCAGATTATATAGATCCTATAAATCCTGCAAATAACTACGCCTACCCTAGCGATGTAAAAATTGCTTATAACGAAGTGGGTTCTAAAGAAGAACAATTAGAGCAAATTATTACTCAAAAATGGATTGCTATGTTCCCTGACGGGCAGGAAGCTTGGAGCGAATTTAGACGTACAGGTTACCCTAGAATATTCCCTGTTGTTGTAAATAATAGTGGTGGTACAATTGATACACAAACTCAAATTCGTCGTATTAATTTCGTACAAACAGAAAAAGATGTAAATGGTGCTAATGTAGACCTTGCCATAGGCATGTTGAAAGGCCCAGATAATGGAGGCACAAGATTATGGTGGGACACCGGACTACCTAATTTTTAA
- a CDS encoding SusC/RagA family TonB-linked outer membrane protein, whose amino-acid sequence MKHYLRMTFLFSLLFFSAQFLQAQSKEIKGTVTSKADGMPIAGVNVLVLGTSNGTLTDFDGNYTIDANVGDVLKFSYLGMTTSQVTVGASSTYNVQLDEDSQQLNEVVVTALGIKKEKKALTYSAQEVGGDELTRVKQTNPINSLSGKSAGVTITRSSSGLGGASKVVLRGNSSTSNNDPLYVIDGIPMLNSGNGSNGNEPGTDIFGSQTGNRDGGDAMSLINPDDVESMTVLKGASASALYGSQGANGVILITTKKGKDGNLAVNFNSSFTVDNVVSLPELQSEYQSNSVGQPVAENGNVTDPMSWGAKTGGLSNDAKDFFQTGYTSINALSLTAGNAKAQTYFSYANTVGEGVIPGNKLTKNNLTLRETAKFLRDKIEVSANINLSDQRIGNRPTNGLYANPLTAVYLNPVGISRDTYKNQYEYFNADLNQMDQYATSFAENIQQNPYWLINRSPSKDIAQRVLANVSVKYNITEAFSLQSRGSFDKTFYTYEKKQYAGTDIANSGSNGRYILEKTENTQQYIDLIASYNTDFSENFTFSGLLGTSLTKYKIGDQTFLDSGRDGVGLNYPNYFAIQNFENTNNIRQTVSDREVQSVFGSANFGYKDMLFLDVTGRTDWSSTLANTDSYSFFYPSFGLTAVLSEMFDMGDGVSFAKVRGSYAEVGKDIPVGATVPLNYINQTNTSISIVPFAPIEGETLKPERQKGFEIGTEWRFFQSRLGLDFTYYNSKTYDQIFYITAEPNLHGYSQNIVNAGEISNAGYEIVVNAKPVLTDKFSWNTAINFAQNDNKVVSVHPSLENGEAIITAPGVNGYGYSLVEGEDFGSIKARSLVRDENGVPMVTTTIEDDGTPTYALQSTGFETVAHAQPDFTLGWNNDFEFGNFHLNFLIDGKFGGDVMSVTEAINDQYGVSQTTANARNTNNAMVNVVDQNGASVQITAQDYYNGIGGRAGMLGEYVYDATNVSLREFSVGYKLQLASKAVENISFSLIANNLFFFYKKAPFDPNITSSTGMGLQGVDIYNQPSTRSIGFNINVNF is encoded by the coding sequence ATGAAACACTATTTAAGAATGACTTTCTTATTTTCTTTATTGTTTTTTAGCGCGCAATTCCTGCAAGCTCAAAGCAAAGAAATTAAGGGAACTGTTACCTCTAAAGCAGATGGCATGCCAATCGCTGGGGTAAATGTGTTGGTTTTAGGCACATCAAATGGAACACTAACCGATTTTGATGGAAACTATACCATAGACGCCAATGTAGGAGATGTATTAAAATTCTCGTATTTAGGTATGACAACCTCACAGGTTACGGTTGGCGCTTCTAGCACATATAATGTGCAGCTCGATGAGGATAGCCAACAATTAAACGAAGTTGTAGTAACAGCTTTAGGAATTAAAAAAGAGAAAAAGGCACTTACTTATTCGGCCCAAGAAGTTGGCGGAGACGAATTAACCCGTGTTAAACAAACCAACCCAATTAATAGTTTATCGGGTAAATCTGCCGGGGTAACTATTACTAGAAGTTCTTCAGGTTTAGGTGGAGCATCTAAAGTGGTTTTAAGGGGTAACTCGTCTACCTCTAACAACGATCCGTTATATGTAATAGACGGGATTCCGATGCTAAATAGCGGAAACGGATCTAACGGAAACGAGCCTGGTACCGATATTTTTGGTAGCCAAACAGGAAATCGTGATGGTGGTGATGCCATGTCGTTAATCAATCCAGACGATGTAGAAAGTATGACAGTTTTAAAGGGAGCTTCGGCTTCGGCACTTTACGGAAGTCAAGGTGCAAACGGGGTTATCTTAATTACCACCAAAAAAGGTAAAGACGGTAATTTGGCGGTAAATTTCAATTCTAGTTTTACGGTAGACAATGTAGTTTCATTACCAGAATTACAATCTGAATACCAAAGTAATTCTGTAGGACAGCCCGTAGCCGAAAACGGAAACGTAACCGACCCAATGTCTTGGGGAGCAAAAACAGGTGGTTTAAGTAACGACGCTAAAGATTTTTTCCAAACTGGTTATACCTCTATCAACGCCTTGTCTTTAACAGCAGGAAACGCAAAAGCACAAACATATTTCTCTTATGCTAATACAGTTGGAGAAGGTGTTATACCAGGAAATAAGCTTACAAAAAACAATTTAACCTTAAGAGAAACTGCTAAGTTTTTAAGAGACAAAATTGAAGTTTCTGCAAATATTAATTTATCAGATCAGCGTATTGGAAATCGTCCAACAAACGGACTTTATGCTAACCCTTTAACTGCTGTTTATTTAAACCCGGTAGGCATTAGCAGAGACACATATAAAAATCAATACGAATATTTTAATGCCGATTTAAACCAAATGGATCAGTATGCTACATCTTTCGCAGAAAACATACAACAAAACCCATATTGGTTAATTAATCGTAGCCCAAGTAAAGATATTGCACAGCGTGTGTTAGCAAACGTATCTGTTAAATACAATATTACCGAAGCCTTTTCTTTACAATCTAGAGGAAGTTTCGATAAAACGTTCTATACCTACGAGAAGAAACAATATGCCGGAACCGATATTGCAAACTCGGGATCTAACGGTCGTTATATTCTTGAAAAAACAGAAAACACCCAACAGTATATTGATTTGATCGCATCTTACAACACCGATTTTTCTGAAAACTTTACCTTTTCAGGATTATTAGGAACAAGTTTAACAAAGTATAAAATTGGGGATCAAACCTTTTTAGATTCTGGTCGTGATGGTGTAGGATTAAATTACCCGAACTATTTTGCAATTCAAAATTTCGAAAACACAAATAATATTCGTCAAACAGTTTCAGACAGAGAGGTACAATCTGTATTTGGTTCTGCAAACTTTGGCTATAAAGACATGTTATTCCTGGATGTTACTGGGCGTACAGACTGGTCTTCAACTTTAGCAAACACCGATAGTTACTCATTCTTCTACCCTTCTTTTGGTTTAACAGCCGTTTTATCGGAGATGTTTGACATGGGCGACGGAGTATCATTTGCAAAAGTAAGAGGTTCTTATGCCGAAGTTGGTAAAGATATTCCTGTGGGCGCAACAGTGCCTTTAAATTATATCAACCAAACTAATACTAGTATTTCTATAGTGCCATTTGCACCAATTGAAGGCGAAACATTAAAACCAGAACGCCAAAAAGGATTTGAAATTGGTACAGAGTGGAGATTCTTTCAAAGCCGCTTAGGTTTAGACTTCACATATTATAACTCTAAAACTTACGATCAGATTTTTTACATCACTGCAGAACCTAACTTACACGGATATTCTCAAAACATCGTAAATGCTGGAGAAATATCTAATGCAGGATACGAAATTGTAGTAAATGCTAAACCTGTTTTAACCGACAAATTCTCTTGGAATACAGCTATTAACTTTGCCCAAAACGATAACAAAGTGGTTTCTGTTCACCCATCATTAGAAAACGGAGAAGCTATAATTACGGCACCTGGAGTAAATGGTTACGGTTACTCTTTAGTTGAAGGTGAAGATTTTGGTAGTATTAAAGCCCGATCGTTAGTAAGAGACGAAAATGGTGTGCCAATGGTAACTACCACTATTGAAGATGATGGTACGCCTACTTACGCCTTACAATCTACAGGTTTTGAAACTGTAGCACATGCACAACCAGACTTTACATTAGGTTGGAATAACGATTTCGAATTCGGGAACTTCCACTTAAACTTCTTAATCGATGGTAAATTTGGTGGAGATGTAATGAGTGTTACCGAAGCCATTAACGACCAATATGGTGTGTCTCAAACTACTGCCAATGCTAGAAACACAAACAATGCTATGGTAAATGTTGTCGACCAAAATGGAGCTAGCGTACAAATAACTGCTCAAGACTACTACAATGGTATTGGTGGCCGTGCAGGTATGTTGGGAGAATATGTTTACGACGCTACAAACGTAAGTTTACGTGAATTCTCTGTAGGTTACAAACTGCAACTAGCAAGCAAAGCCGTTGAAAATATTAGCTTTTCATTAATTGCAAATAACCTATTCTTCTTCTACAAAAAAGCGCCATTCGACCCTAACATTACATCTAGTACAGGAATGGGATTACAAGGGGTAGATATTTATAACCAACCTTCTACACGAAGTATCGGGTTTAACATTAACGTAAATTTCTAA
- a CDS encoding LytR/AlgR family response regulator transcription factor produces MKIKCLIIDDESLAIKVIEDHLKNFDHIEIVATFNNPLKAYPIIEQEKIDVIFLDINMPQLSGFAFIENLSYKPLIVFTTAYREYAVKSFELNVLDYLVKPIPFNRFLKTINKVYQQVYVNNATSELNLQQEPHIFLKVSKKLVKVNLNDILYVESLKDYIKVITNLGDYVVHKSLTAISEELPQSNFLRVHRSYTISINKIKSVEGNTIEIANRKIPIGRNYVKVTRERIFKNEDA; encoded by the coding sequence ATGAAAATTAAGTGCTTAATTATTGACGACGAATCTTTAGCAATAAAGGTGATAGAGGATCATTTAAAGAATTTCGATCATATAGAAATCGTAGCTACTTTTAATAATCCGTTAAAGGCCTATCCTATAATTGAACAGGAAAAAATTGATGTCATATTCTTAGATATTAATATGCCTCAATTAAGCGGATTTGCATTTATAGAAAACCTAAGCTATAAGCCATTAATCGTGTTTACTACCGCTTACCGGGAATATGCCGTTAAAAGTTTCGAGCTAAATGTGTTAGATTATTTAGTGAAACCCATACCGTTTAATCGGTTTTTAAAGACTATCAATAAGGTTTACCAACAGGTATATGTTAATAATGCTACATCAGAATTAAATCTTCAGCAAGAACCTCATATTTTCTTAAAAGTGAGTAAGAAGTTAGTCAAGGTGAATTTAAACGATATTCTCTACGTAGAAAGCCTTAAAGATTATATAAAAGTGATTACCAATTTGGGCGATTATGTCGTGCATAAATCTTTAACCGCCATTTCTGAAGAATTACCACAATCAAACTTTTTACGGGTGCATAGATCGTATACCATTTCTATTAATAAAATAAAATCGGTAGAAGGCAATACCATAGAAATTGCCAACCGAAAGATTCCTATAGGTCGTAATTATGTAAAAGTAACACGAGAACGCATCTTTAAAAATGAAGATGCCTAA
- a CDS encoding sugar MFS transporter, which translates to MSKPVQAHAAQKNSSLVPIFIIAGLFFIFGFVTWINGALIPFMKTINELTDAQSYLVASASYISFVVMALPASYIIGKVGYKKGMSLGLAVMGVGALVFIPAAEARTYTLFLTGIFIQGLGMTLLQTASNPYITILGPMESAAKRIAIMGIANKVAGALGSFIFGAILLSGIDEIKEQLSTVSLDEKNTLLNEMADSVVMPYIVMAVVLFILAVLITKAPLPHVEAEEIEEETTSGAVIVKKTSIFQFPHLWLGVLALFVYVGAEVIAGDTIISYGLSLGIPGEEAKSFTLMTLMAMVATYALGVFLIPKYISQVLALKLSAILGIIFSLCILNTTGFTSVLFVAALGIANALVWPAIWPLALNGMGKFTKTASALLVMAISGGAIIPPLYGALVDSKKEELIAQGVDQATAMSTSATSGYWILIPCYIFILFYAVYGHKVGLKKA; encoded by the coding sequence ATGTCTAAACCTGTACAAGCTCACGCTGCACAGAAGAATTCTTCTTTAGTGCCTATATTTATTATTGCCGGATTGTTTTTTATTTTCGGATTTGTTACTTGGATTAACGGGGCTTTAATCCCTTTCATGAAAACCATAAACGAACTCACCGACGCACAATCGTATTTGGTGGCGTCTGCGTCTTATATTTCATTTGTTGTTATGGCTTTACCTGCATCTTATATTATTGGAAAGGTAGGGTATAAAAAAGGAATGTCTTTAGGTCTTGCCGTTATGGGTGTTGGGGCGTTAGTCTTTATTCCAGCTGCCGAAGCACGTACTTATACTTTATTTTTAACGGGGATTTTTATTCAGGGATTAGGCATGACGCTTTTGCAAACTGCCTCAAATCCGTACATAACAATTTTAGGGCCTATGGAAAGTGCTGCTAAACGTATCGCTATTATGGGAATAGCGAATAAAGTGGCTGGTGCTTTAGGGTCTTTTATTTTTGGAGCCATTTTATTGTCTGGTATCGATGAGATTAAAGAACAACTAAGTACCGTGTCTTTAGATGAAAAAAATACGTTATTAAACGAGATGGCCGATAGTGTTGTGATGCCTTATATCGTTATGGCTGTTGTGCTGTTTATTTTAGCAGTGTTAATTACAAAAGCACCATTGCCACATGTTGAAGCCGAAGAGATTGAAGAAGAGACTACGTCTGGAGCAGTGATCGTCAAAAAGACTAGCATCTTTCAGTTTCCACATTTATGGCTAGGGGTACTGGCATTGTTTGTATATGTAGGTGCAGAAGTTATTGCAGGAGACACGATTATATCCTACGGGCTGTCTTTAGGAATACCTGGTGAAGAAGCCAAATCGTTTACCTTAATGACGCTTATGGCAATGGTGGCAACCTATGCTTTAGGAGTATTTTTAATTCCTAAATATATCAGTCAGGTATTGGCTTTAAAACTAAGTGCAATTTTGGGAATAATCTTTTCGCTATGTATTTTAAATACTACCGGATTTACATCGGTATTATTTGTGGCAGCCTTAGGGATTGCAAATGCATTAGTTTGGCCAGCTATTTGGCCGTTAGCATTAAATGGCATGGGTAAATTCACTAAAACAGCTTCGGCTTTATTAGTGATGGCCATTTCAGGGGGAGCTATAATTCCGCCTTTATATGGAGCCTTAGTCGATTCTAAAAAAGAAGAGTTAATCGCACAAGGGGTAGACCAAGCCACAGCTATGTCAACTTCGGCTACTTCGGGGTATTGGATATTAATACCATGTTATATCTTCATTTTATTCTATGCCGTTTATGGCCATAAGGTAGGATTGAAAAAAGCTTAG
- the nagB gene encoding glucosamine-6-phosphate deaminase, producing MKVDNTDYKSIAYTEAGKFEETRFEKIHNVIFNSSNEASIIVAQEIAALIIEKDKLNQPCVLGLATGSSPIKVYEELVRMHKEEGLSFSNVVTFNLDEYYPMGKDNIQSYFYFMHEHLFNHVDILPENINIPNGMVSADDLYQYCIDYELKIKSYGGLDFQLLGIGRTGHIGFNEPGSHLNSGTRSITLDHLTRIDAAPAFLGIDNVPRKAITMGIGTVKSAKRIVLLGWGLNKAKILKKTIEGEVTSNVPATYLQDHNNTTFVIDSEASSELTRVKTPWLVTSCHWNDTLKLKAVVWLSELLNKPFLKLTDKDYNDNGMSGLLTEEGTAYDLNIKMFNKMQHTITGWPGGKPNADDTYRPERATPAKKRVIIFSPHPDDDVISMGGTFDRLVEQGHEVHIAYQTSGNIAVSDEEALKFAEITYKLNPNATEAKNIISFLKNKTDKDIDSPEVRHLKGLIRRSESLAATRYLGLSDDNVHFLNLPFYETGTIKKGNLSQEDIDIVVSLIESVKPHQIYAAGDLADPHGTHKVCLDALFSALNILKPNAYMNDCWVWLYRGAWHEWESYEIEMAVPMSPDQVLKKRHAIFYHQSQKDGVMFQGDDSREFWVRAEDRNRLTAKKYNDLGLADYAAIEAFKRYHF from the coding sequence ATGAAAGTAGATAATACTGATTACAAAAGTATAGCCTACACGGAGGCTGGAAAATTTGAAGAAACTCGTTTTGAAAAAATTCATAACGTTATTTTCAACTCTTCAAATGAAGCATCAATTATAGTTGCTCAAGAAATAGCAGCTTTAATTATAGAGAAAGACAAGTTAAACCAACCTTGTGTTCTAGGTTTAGCTACAGGATCCTCTCCTATAAAAGTCTATGAAGAATTGGTTAGAATGCACAAGGAAGAAGGCTTAAGCTTTTCGAATGTTGTAACTTTTAATTTAGATGAATATTACCCTATGGGAAAAGATAATATTCAGAGTTACTTCTACTTTATGCATGAGCATCTTTTTAACCATGTTGATATTCTTCCAGAAAACATAAACATCCCGAACGGAATGGTTAGTGCAGACGATTTATATCAATATTGCATAGACTATGAGTTAAAAATAAAATCGTACGGCGGATTAGATTTTCAACTTTTAGGTATTGGCCGTACTGGGCATATTGGTTTTAACGAGCCGGGCTCGCATTTAAATTCTGGAACACGAAGCATTACCCTAGACCACCTAACTCGAATCGATGCCGCACCCGCTTTTTTAGGCATAGATAATGTTCCTAGAAAAGCCATTACTATGGGAATTGGTACCGTAAAAAGTGCGAAACGCATAGTGTTATTAGGTTGGGGATTAAACAAAGCAAAAATCCTAAAAAAAACGATAGAAGGCGAAGTAACATCTAATGTTCCGGCAACCTACCTACAAGATCACAACAATACTACTTTTGTAATAGATAGTGAAGCCTCGTCTGAATTAACACGTGTAAAAACACCTTGGTTAGTAACGTCTTGCCATTGGAATGACACCTTAAAATTAAAAGCCGTAGTATGGCTTAGCGAATTATTAAACAAGCCGTTTTTAAAATTAACAGACAAAGATTATAACGATAACGGCATGTCTGGTTTACTAACCGAAGAAGGTACTGCTTACGATTTAAACATAAAAATGTTTAATAAAATGCAACATACCATTACTGGTTGGCCAGGAGGAAAACCAAATGCAGACGACACGTATAGACCAGAGCGTGCAACACCAGCAAAAAAACGTGTTATCATTTTTAGTCCGCATCCAGATGATGATGTCATTTCTATGGGAGGAACTTTCGATCGCTTAGTAGAACAAGGACACGAGGTTCACATCGCGTATCAAACTTCAGGAAACATTGCTGTTTCCGATGAAGAAGCGTTAAAATTTGCTGAAATCACTTATAAACTAAACCCCAATGCTACCGAAGCTAAAAACATAATTAGTTTCCTGAAAAATAAAACCGATAAAGATATCGATTCGCCTGAAGTAAGACATTTAAAAGGCCTTATTAGACGTAGTGAATCTTTAGCAGCAACGCGTTATCTAGGCTTGAGCGACGACAATGTTCATTTTTTAAATCTGCCATTTTACGAAACGGGGACTATAAAAAAAGGAAACTTATCGCAAGAAGACATAGACATTGTTGTCTCTTTGATTGAATCTGTAAAACCTCATCAAATCTATGCTGCTGGCGATTTGGCCGATCCGCATGGTACGCACAAAGTATGTTTAGACGCCCTATTTTCGGCATTAAACATACTAAAACCAAACGCTTACATGAACGATTGTTGGGTTTGGTTATACCGTGGAGCTTGGCACGAATGGGAATCTTACGAAATTGAAATGGCTGTACCTATGAGTCCAGATCAGGTGTTAAAGAAACGTCATGCTATTTTTTATCATCAATCTCAAAAAGACGGGGTTATGTTTCAAGGGGACGATTCAAGAGAATTTTGGGTTCGTGCCGAAGATCGCAACCGCTTAACAGCAAAAAAATACAACGACTTAGGTCTTGCCGACTATGCCGCTATTGAAGCCTTTAAACGTTATCATTTTTAA
- a CDS encoding sensor histidine kinase has protein sequence MFKIDIKQSISVKYHILFWLGYFIFNVVRWGSYFQDYWYSLKSNLVEFPIHIIVVYVNVYYLIPKLILRKKYWSYVLWLIFMLAMVYLVRTGLNYVLVTKDIWPEAENAGRFMELNHVIAVVLGELYVIGFVSAIKLLIDWSIEKQRNEDLAKLQLSTELKYLRTQIQPHFFFNTLNNLYALTLTKSDNAPQLVIKISDMMQYVLYEVNSSKADLFEEINHINNFIDIARLRFNESIDCEMDITGDIEDVEVPPLLFLTFIENCFKHGLKNCDKVIVRMSFEVIGKDYLAFTLVNSFKANPNITSEQGIGIANTKRRLNLLFASNYVLETTIKDNTYNLFLKIPIR, from the coding sequence TTGTTTAAAATCGATATCAAGCAATCCATTTCTGTTAAATACCACATTTTATTTTGGTTGGGTTACTTTATATTCAATGTTGTACGTTGGGGAAGTTACTTTCAGGATTATTGGTATTCCTTAAAATCTAATCTTGTAGAGTTTCCAATACATATTATAGTGGTCTATGTTAATGTGTATTACCTTATACCTAAACTTATTTTGCGAAAGAAGTATTGGAGCTATGTGTTGTGGCTTATTTTTATGCTAGCCATGGTGTATTTGGTAAGAACCGGATTAAATTATGTATTGGTTACCAAAGATATTTGGCCAGAAGCCGAAAATGCAGGTAGGTTTATGGAGTTAAATCACGTTATTGCTGTGGTTTTAGGAGAACTATATGTTATAGGATTTGTGTCTGCCATAAAACTGTTAATAGATTGGAGTATAGAAAAACAGCGGAACGAGGATTTGGCAAAGCTTCAATTAAGTACCGAACTTAAATATTTACGAACTCAAATTCAGCCACATTTCTTTTTTAATACTTTAAACAATTTATATGCACTAACTTTAACGAAGTCTGATAATGCACCACAACTGGTTATTAAAATATCAGATATGATGCAGTATGTGTTGTATGAAGTAAATAGCTCTAAAGCCGATTTGTTTGAAGAAATAAATCATATTAATAACTTTATAGATATTGCACGTTTGCGTTTTAATGAAAGCATAGACTGTGAAATGGATATCACTGGCGATATTGAAGATGTTGAGGTGCCTCCGTTATTATTTTTAACCTTTATAGAAAATTGTTTTAAACACGGTCTGAAAAATTGCGATAAAGTTATAGTGAGAATGAGCTTCGAGGTTATAGGAAAAGATTATTTAGCTTTTACTTTGGTAAATAGCTTTAAAGCAAATCCTAATATAACGAGCGAGCAAGGTATAGGAATAGCAAATACCAAACGCAGACTAAATTTACTGTTTGCTAGCAATTATGTTTTAGAAACTACCATTAAAGACAATACGTATAATCTGTTTTTAAAAATCCCCATTCGATGA